A window of Belonocnema kinseyi isolate 2016_QV_RU_SX_M_011 chromosome 9, B_treatae_v1, whole genome shotgun sequence contains these coding sequences:
- the LOC117180419 gene encoding secreted RxLR effector protein 161-like, whose product MYLAVATRPDIAFVVSALSQFNTNCNQIHWTVVKRDLRYLKGTMNLGSIVEPNDDPLKGYVDADWASCLNNRRSYTGFVFVLGTGPLSRDAKKQRKVALSATEFEYMALAEAAK is encoded by the coding sequence ATGTACTTGGCTGTGGCGACCAGGCCAGATATCGCTTTTGTAGTTAGTGCTCTGAGCCAATTTAACACAAACTGCAATCAGATCCATTGGACAGTGGTTAAGCGAGATCTTCGTTATTTGAAGGGCACCATGAATCTCGGATCGATTGTCGAACCAAATGATGATCCTCTAAAGGGCTATGTTGACGCAGATTGGGCCAGTTGTTTGAATAACAGAAGATCCTATACCGGATTTGTTTTTGTCTTGGGTACTGGACCACTGTCTCGGGATGCGAAGAAGCAGAGAAAGGTGGCTTTATCGGCGACAGAATTTGAGTATATGGCACTCGCTGAGGCAGCCAAATAA